In one Dreissena polymorpha isolate Duluth1 chromosome 7, UMN_Dpol_1.0, whole genome shotgun sequence genomic region, the following are encoded:
- the LOC127839837 gene encoding queuine tRNA-ribosyltransferase catalytic subunit 1-like — protein sequence MLQSLLLVVLELTKRDVAGFAIELTKRDVAGFAIGFSELTKRDVEVFAIGCFRDDQGRCCMVCYMVVSELTKRNVAELTKLDVAGFAIGCFRADQASCCRVCYWLFPELTKRDVAGVTKQNVAGFAMVDSELTNKMLQGLLLVVSELTKRDVAGFAIGGLSGGEEKTQFWRMVDVSTDHLPREKPRYLMGVGYDCVYPTRTARFGNALVPEGSLALKNKSFADDYQPIDAHCTCSTCRNYTRAYLHTVATNEAVASSLITVHNVAYQLDLMRSIQLSIKEDRFPAFVQKFFSIRHPDGHYPEWVIQALDKVNITLLHNSDSQSNKLDIAGSDHIGQDGIKV from the exons ATGTTGCAGAGTTTGCTATTGGTTGTTTTAGAGCTGACCAAACGAGATGTTGCAGGGTTTGCTATTG AGCTAACCAAGCGAGATGTTGCAGGGTTTGCTATTGGTTTTTCAGAGCTGACCAAGAGAGATGTTGAAGTGTTTGCTATTGGTTGTTTCAGAGATGACCAAGGGAGATGTTGCATGGTTTGCTATATGGTTGTTTCAGAGCTAACCAAGCGGAATGTTGCAG AGCTGACCAAGCTAGATGTTGCAGGATTTGCTATTGGTTGTTTCAGAGCTGACCAAGCAAGTTGTTGCAGGGTTTGCTATTGGTTGTTTCCAGAGCTGACCAAGCGAGATGTTGCAGG GGTAACCAAGCAAAATGTTGCAGGGTTTGCTATGGTTGATTCAGAGCTGACCAACAAGATGTTGCAGGGTTTGCTATTGGTTGTTTCAGAGCTGACCAAGAGAGATGTTGCAGGGTTTGCTATTGGTGGACTCAGTGGTGGGGAGGAGAAGACGCAGTTCTGGAGAATGGTGGACGTCTCTACTGACCACCTGCCCAGAGAGAAGCCTCGATATCTCATGGGAGTCGGG TATGACTGTGTGTACCCCACTAGGACTGCT AGGTTTGGTAATGCGCTAGTACCAGAAGGGAGTCTGGCCTTGAAGAACAAGAGTTTTGCTGATGACTACCAACCAATAGACGCACACTGCACATGTTCTACATGCCGCAACTACACTAGGGCCTACCTGCATACCGTGGCTACAAATGAGGCTGTGGCCAGCTCTCTCATTACAGTGCACAATGTGGCTTATCAG TTGGATCTCATGCGAAGTATACAGCTAAGTATCAAAGAGGACAGATTCCCTGCTTTTGTCCAGAAATTCTTCTCTATACGACACCCAGATGGACACTACCCAGAATGGGTCATCCAGGCACTGGACAAAGTGAATATCACACTACTGCACAACAGTGACTCGCAGTCGAACAAACTGGACATTGCGGGGAGTGACCATATAGGACAAGATGGTATCAAAGTGTGA